A DNA window from Shewanella baltica contains the following coding sequences:
- a CDS encoding TonB-dependent siderophore receptor, with product MPPLSVLTSWRSPLIPVLLSTLTLTVQANTDPKQDEKEDTEQIERLNVVGTYTRAAMNSATGLSMSLKETPQSVTLITEEMISDKGLVTMESVLNHTPGVTMVGDASENSQIFVRGYALDSGVQIDGLITTSSSHVYSGSIDQGLDPVIAERVEVLKGAAGILSGLGEPSATVNFIRKRPTDDTRATASISYGSWNTYRLEADVSGWLTDSGNVKGRFVSAVKKGDSFIDRYQRDTTVLYGVVETSLGIDTSLSLFADYQKSQTDGVYNWNSNPAFYTDGTAVDFGRSYSSSQDWTHWDVTQKSLMAEFKHRFDNDWSLVSAYRIANATIDALAFYPGDYIVKSTGEFVGPWGDTYAAQHDRESDTNSFNLYATGNFDLLGREHSAVIGFNYGDNEFDNINTNSARQRRYNVADQGHYPKPNLPNSPTNGQTNEQSQSGVYGTVRVNVLDSLKLMIGGRVSNWSYEKHDLVGNSTDATMEKTGIFIPYYGLVYDVTEQISVYASRTEIFKPGTYFGEDGQLLEPAEGTNVEGGIKVALFDDTLNMSAAIYETNKDNEPEYAGKGQLPSGDSIYESVDGITTKGYELEIAGRLTDLWDISGGYTHNDAEDEDGLRRQTYLPEDIFKLTTKYNFEDILPGITAGASWRWQSSTFYQGTIYGVDGAPNVAYRQTQSAYSLVDLMFGYQITPSISMQVNINNIFDKNYNRSLWGYADFGEPRNATLSLRWTL from the coding sequence ATGCCTCCCCTATCTGTTTTAACGTCATGGCGCTCGCCATTGATCCCTGTACTTCTCAGCACACTCACTTTGACGGTTCAAGCCAATACGGACCCTAAGCAGGATGAGAAAGAAGATACAGAACAGATAGAAAGATTAAACGTAGTCGGAACCTACACCCGAGCGGCAATGAATAGCGCCACGGGTTTGTCTATGTCACTCAAAGAAACCCCGCAAAGCGTCACCTTAATTACCGAAGAGATGATCAGTGATAAAGGTTTGGTCACTATGGAGTCAGTGTTAAATCACACTCCGGGCGTCACTATGGTGGGCGATGCCTCTGAAAATAGTCAGATATTCGTGCGCGGCTATGCGCTCGACAGCGGGGTGCAAATTGACGGCTTAATCACTACTTCTTCATCCCATGTTTACAGCGGCTCAATTGATCAAGGTTTAGACCCTGTAATTGCCGAACGAGTTGAAGTATTAAAAGGTGCGGCTGGGATCTTAAGTGGTTTAGGTGAACCTTCTGCCACGGTTAATTTTATTCGTAAACGCCCAACGGATGACACCCGTGCCACGGCAAGTATCAGTTATGGCTCATGGAATACCTATAGACTTGAGGCCGATGTTTCTGGCTGGCTAACGGATTCTGGCAATGTGAAAGGTCGATTCGTGAGTGCGGTGAAGAAAGGCGATTCATTTATCGACCGCTATCAGCGCGATACCACTGTGCTTTATGGCGTAGTTGAAACGAGTCTCGGCATAGATACTAGCCTATCACTGTTTGCGGACTATCAAAAATCGCAAACCGACGGCGTGTATAACTGGAACTCTAATCCCGCATTTTATACCGATGGCACAGCTGTCGATTTTGGCCGCAGCTATTCCAGCTCACAGGACTGGACCCATTGGGATGTGACCCAAAAGAGTCTCATGGCCGAATTTAAACATAGATTCGATAACGACTGGTCACTCGTCAGTGCCTATCGTATTGCCAACGCCACCATAGACGCATTGGCCTTTTACCCTGGCGATTATATTGTCAAATCAACCGGCGAATTTGTTGGCCCTTGGGGCGATACCTATGCCGCCCAGCATGATCGCGAATCCGATACCAACAGCTTCAACCTGTACGCCACGGGTAACTTCGACTTACTCGGCCGTGAACATAGTGCGGTGATCGGTTTTAACTATGGTGACAACGAGTTTGATAACATCAACACAAACTCCGCACGCCAACGTCGCTATAACGTGGCGGATCAAGGCCATTATCCCAAGCCTAATCTGCCTAATTCACCCACCAATGGCCAAACCAATGAGCAAAGCCAATCGGGTGTTTACGGCACTGTCCGTGTCAATGTGTTGGATTCACTGAAATTAATGATCGGCGGACGCGTAAGTAACTGGTCCTATGAAAAGCATGATCTCGTGGGTAACAGCACAGATGCGACCATGGAAAAAACCGGTATTTTCATCCCCTACTATGGCCTAGTCTACGATGTGACCGAACAAATCTCTGTCTATGCCAGCCGTACTGAAATCTTCAAACCTGGCACCTATTTTGGTGAAGATGGCCAACTGCTCGAACCCGCAGAAGGCACCAACGTCGAAGGCGGCATCAAGGTCGCACTGTTCGATGACACACTCAATATGTCAGCGGCAATCTACGAAACCAATAAAGACAACGAACCCGAATATGCGGGTAAAGGTCAGCTCCCTTCTGGGGATTCTATCTACGAAAGTGTGGATGGCATTACCACCAAGGGCTACGAGTTAGAAATTGCCGGACGGCTTACCGACTTATGGGATATCAGTGGCGGTTATACCCATAACGACGCGGAAGATGAAGATGGCCTACGTCGTCAAACTTATCTACCCGAAGATATTTTCAAACTCACCACTAAATATAACTTTGAAGACATTCTGCCGGGCATTACTGCGGGCGCAAGCTGGCGCTGGCAGAGCAGCACTTTCTATCAAGGCACTATTTATGGCGTCGATGGCGCGCCGAATGTGGCTTATCGCCAAACACAATCAGCCTACTCACTCGTCGACTTAATGTTTGGCTACCAAATAACACCGTCGATTTCGATGCAAGTGAACATTAACAATATTTTCGACAAAAACTATAACCGCTCACTCTGGGGTTACGCAGACTTTGGCGAGCCACGTAATGCCACGCTGTCATTACGTTGGACACTGTAA
- a CDS encoding nickel transporter, whose translation MKQALVLLTLLGGITFSAQAHEVWLERSSDGSVKVQFGEPGSEYATAEELASLSAARIFDANAKAPLTATAQADHLLVKTQDGKSDVSFYADTAWQPWKTETGSQAAILYARTGQEHTKALQDFEFTPLKSGTSEFVLSYKGAPLVNHPVQVYRPGFWSKSFTTDAQGKFALDTPDAGRYLLVSNHTTEGKQTLAGNEVDSVLHITTTSFITQ comes from the coding sequence ATGAAACAAGCACTTGTACTACTCACTTTACTCGGCGGTATCACCTTTTCGGCTCAAGCACATGAAGTATGGCTTGAGCGCAGCAGCGATGGTTCGGTCAAAGTGCAATTTGGTGAACCGGGTTCAGAGTACGCCACAGCCGAAGAGTTAGCGTCGTTAAGCGCGGCACGAATTTTCGACGCCAATGCCAAAGCACCGCTGACCGCCACAGCGCAAGCCGATCATTTGCTGGTTAAAACCCAAGATGGCAAGAGTGATGTCAGTTTCTATGCCGATACCGCGTGGCAGCCATGGAAAACCGAAACTGGATCGCAGGCCGCAATACTCTATGCCCGCACGGGACAAGAGCACACCAAAGCGCTGCAAGATTTTGAATTTACGCCATTAAAATCAGGCACTTCCGAGTTTGTGCTTAGCTATAAAGGCGCGCCACTGGTGAATCATCCAGTGCAAGTGTATCGCCCCGGTTTTTGGAGCAAGTCTTTCACTACCGATGCCCAAGGTAAATTCGCCCTCGATACCCCAGATGCCGGCCGCTATTTGCTCGTCAGTAATCACACCACAGAAGGTAAACAAACACTCGCAGGCAACGAGGTTGATAGCGTTTTACACATCACCACCACGAGTTTTATCACTCAGTAA
- a CDS encoding efflux RND transporter periplasmic adaptor subunit: MRYLMIGLYLLCFAVHASAVPVTVALPQTGSTNELLPLSGSIKSARVARLSARTDGLVAKVLVDAGSQVRAGQPLLALDDTLAIHQLAQRQADVMAAKTMLAEKQRLLTEAQTLSAQQLFPETERAIRQAALTEAEANLQSLMAALAHQKEVVARHQLMAPFAGVISSKQTETGEWVNVGTEIFTLVSQEQLWLDIQVPQEMFQSVATATHVDIAADMLPEQAFIGHVSALVPVSDHNARSFLVRLTIPEADGLLMPGTSATATFHLQRAQHSVVVPQDALVRHPDGQFSVFTVQNNIAQRHTVQVGHTSAIGIEILSPLPKDTPVVIRGNESLQDQQPVSVLNSVIGG; encoded by the coding sequence GTGCGGTATTTAATGATAGGTTTATACCTGCTGTGTTTTGCAGTCCACGCAAGCGCAGTACCTGTAACAGTCGCCTTGCCCCAAACTGGCAGCACCAATGAACTTTTGCCACTCAGTGGCTCCATTAAATCCGCACGGGTGGCTCGCTTATCGGCACGTACCGATGGCCTAGTCGCCAAAGTGCTGGTCGATGCGGGCTCGCAAGTCCGCGCAGGCCAGCCTTTGCTCGCACTCGATGACACCTTAGCCATACACCAATTAGCACAGCGTCAGGCCGATGTAATGGCCGCTAAGACCATGCTGGCAGAAAAGCAGCGACTCCTCACCGAGGCGCAAACACTCAGCGCTCAGCAGTTATTCCCCGAAACAGAGCGCGCGATTCGCCAAGCGGCGTTAACCGAGGCCGAAGCCAATCTGCAAAGTTTAATGGCGGCACTCGCACACCAAAAAGAGGTGGTCGCCCGCCACCAACTGATGGCGCCGTTTGCAGGGGTGATTTCCAGCAAACAAACTGAAACCGGTGAGTGGGTTAATGTCGGCACTGAAATCTTCACCTTAGTGTCCCAAGAGCAGCTCTGGCTCGACATTCAAGTGCCGCAGGAAATGTTCCAAAGCGTAGCCACTGCGACTCACGTGGACATTGCCGCCGACATGCTGCCTGAACAAGCGTTTATCGGCCATGTGAGTGCCCTTGTCCCTGTGAGCGACCACAATGCTCGCAGCTTCTTGGTACGCTTGACCATTCCCGAGGCAGATGGACTTTTGATGCCCGGCACATCGGCCACTGCGACCTTCCACTTACAGCGGGCGCAACACAGTGTTGTCGTGCCGCAAGATGCGCTAGTCCGTCACCCCGACGGCCAGTTCAGTGTCTTTACCGTGCAAAACAACATAGCCCAACGGCATACCGTTCAAGTGGGCCATACGAGCGCCATCGGGATTGAAATCCTTAGCCCATTACCCAAAGATACGCCCGTGGTGATCCGCGGTAACGAAAGCCTACAAGACCAACAGCCAGTCTCTGTACTCAACTCTGTCATAGGAGGTTAG
- a CDS encoding efflux RND transporter permease subunit, translating to MLKFGIKHGTLLSVIVLIFCVLGTAAALRIPIQMIPDLDVRTISVATGWPGATPQDVEKEILLEQERYLRTLPNLQRMTSWADTGSAWIELEFPQSTEISDALIRVSNALSQVSSYPENVDQPRLYSSSYSDNAFMYFRLVPVAGNPLNLDIDMMRDFANDFIRPQMERVKGVSSVTIQGGAERQIQILLDPAKLAQRGISIMDVRQAIRDRNKDTSAGDIDSGKKRYLLRVIGRFEDLNQLKQLILKRQGNTNILLQDVAEIKLDHAEIRELSFAEQERTLSLAVKRDVGSNVIAIKAAMMPVVAQINQNQLAQHAMQLELFSDDVRYVQDSVANVWVNLGLGALLATLVMYLFLRSNRATLIGVIGIPLCTLAAFVGLLVFDRTINVISLAGVAFAIGMTVDNSIVVLESIEQARRRGLDRLEAAISGIYDVWPAVLASTLTTVLVFVPILFIKQEAGQLYSDIAIAIASSIVASMLVAVFIVPAAIARFGFGKMHSAQTNQSEQPKASRILSLVSQLVLSARRRAAVIMLSLALTIGLAAWLMPPAEYLPEGEEPKAFTSMVAPPGYNLSEMAKIAEELTTQLSARVNAEAASFERGEQKIPPLKYYTLSVGVGSIWVMSEPVLSQDMDAMMSSLTALFEQYPGMRAYSSRGSIISSNDGGTRAVALDISGPNQASLYRAAEAAYQAAEKVFAEPQLYSDPSTLSLDQPLWQISPRWQRLVEQDFSGSEFGYAVSALSDGAYVDEFFLNDNKVDIFLFSLAGNQQSLSQLALAPIVTPKGNVLPLQALADISEQMDSDSLRRVDGRRTVTLYIIPPRAIALETAVAKVREELVPILYQQGAVGKDVSLDISGAADQLEATKAALSSNFLVAVLIIYLLLVAIFNHWGYPLFVLITIPLGLAGGLVGLQALNYTGSLFAYFGGQGWHQPFDMITMLGFLILLGTVVNNPILIVEQSRKNLQSSLFSVVDAVKSAVANRLRPILMSTATTLFGLLPLVLFPGAGSELYRGVGIVVLAGLIVATLLSLTFLPALLISVLSYTNRANLTASSAKVARHHD from the coding sequence ATGCTGAAGTTTGGAATTAAACATGGCACCTTACTGTCGGTCATCGTCTTGATATTTTGCGTATTGGGCACGGCTGCCGCACTGCGTATCCCAATCCAAATGATCCCCGACTTAGATGTGCGCACCATCAGCGTGGCCACAGGTTGGCCGGGAGCGACACCGCAAGACGTCGAAAAAGAAATTCTGCTTGAGCAGGAACGCTACCTGCGCACCCTGCCCAACTTACAACGCATGACCTCTTGGGCCGATACGGGCTCGGCATGGATAGAACTCGAATTCCCCCAAAGCACAGAGATAAGCGATGCGCTTATTCGTGTTAGCAATGCGCTCAGCCAAGTATCGTCCTACCCTGAAAACGTCGATCAACCAAGGCTTTACAGCAGTTCATATTCAGACAACGCTTTCATGTATTTCCGCCTCGTGCCTGTCGCGGGGAACCCGCTGAATCTAGACATAGACATGATGCGCGATTTCGCTAACGACTTTATTCGCCCACAAATGGAGCGCGTCAAAGGTGTCTCCTCCGTCACCATTCAAGGCGGCGCTGAACGGCAAATCCAAATACTGCTCGATCCCGCCAAACTCGCCCAACGCGGCATCAGCATTATGGATGTGCGCCAAGCCATTAGAGATCGCAACAAAGACACCTCTGCGGGCGATATCGACAGTGGTAAAAAACGTTATTTACTGCGGGTGATTGGCCGTTTCGAGGATTTAAATCAACTTAAGCAACTGATTTTAAAACGCCAAGGTAATACCAATATTCTGCTGCAAGACGTTGCCGAGATAAAACTCGACCACGCCGAGATCCGAGAACTATCCTTTGCCGAACAAGAACGTACCCTCAGCTTAGCGGTTAAGCGAGACGTCGGTTCTAACGTTATCGCCATCAAAGCCGCTATGATGCCTGTGGTAGCGCAGATCAATCAAAATCAACTCGCCCAGCACGCCATGCAATTAGAGTTATTCAGTGATGATGTGCGCTATGTGCAAGATTCGGTTGCAAATGTCTGGGTCAATTTAGGCCTAGGTGCCTTACTAGCAACCTTAGTGATGTATCTCTTTTTACGCTCGAATCGAGCCACCCTGATTGGTGTTATCGGTATTCCGCTATGTACCTTAGCCGCCTTCGTCGGGCTGCTGGTGTTTGATCGCACTATTAATGTCATTTCGCTGGCGGGTGTTGCCTTTGCCATAGGCATGACGGTCGATAACAGCATTGTGGTACTCGAAAGCATTGAACAAGCCCGCAGACGCGGATTAGATCGCCTCGAAGCAGCCATCAGTGGCATTTACGATGTGTGGCCTGCGGTACTGGCCTCGACACTCACTACAGTGCTGGTGTTTGTACCCATTCTATTTATCAAACAAGAAGCGGGACAACTGTACTCGGATATCGCGATTGCCATCGCTTCATCTATTGTCGCTTCTATGTTGGTCGCAGTGTTCATCGTTCCCGCCGCTATTGCCCGTTTTGGTTTCGGTAAGATGCACTCGGCGCAGACAAACCAAAGTGAGCAGCCCAAAGCATCACGCATATTGAGCTTAGTCAGCCAACTTGTACTGTCGGCAAGACGCCGTGCCGCTGTGATTATGCTCTCGCTCGCCTTAACGATTGGGCTAGCGGCTTGGCTTATGCCTCCGGCCGAATATTTACCCGAAGGTGAAGAACCAAAAGCCTTTACCTCTATGGTCGCGCCGCCGGGTTACAACCTATCGGAAATGGCTAAAATTGCTGAAGAATTAACGACTCAGCTATCGGCGAGAGTCAATGCAGAGGCGGCATCCTTTGAACGTGGTGAGCAAAAAATTCCGCCGCTAAAATACTATACCCTCAGCGTAGGTGTCGGCAGTATTTGGGTGATGAGCGAGCCCGTTCTCAGCCAAGATATGGATGCCATGATGAGCTCACTCACCGCCTTGTTTGAGCAATATCCAGGCATGCGCGCCTATTCATCGCGGGGGTCAATTATTTCCAGCAACGATGGTGGCACCCGCGCTGTCGCCTTGGATATTTCTGGCCCGAATCAAGCCAGCCTCTACCGCGCTGCCGAAGCGGCGTATCAAGCGGCGGAAAAAGTATTTGCCGAACCACAGCTGTATTCAGACCCATCAACCTTGTCGCTAGATCAACCCCTGTGGCAGATTTCCCCTCGCTGGCAACGTCTTGTAGAACAAGACTTTAGCGGCAGCGAGTTTGGCTATGCGGTTTCGGCACTGAGCGATGGCGCCTATGTCGACGAGTTTTTCCTCAATGATAACAAAGTGGATATCTTTCTATTTAGTCTGGCAGGCAATCAACAGAGTCTGTCGCAATTGGCACTCGCTCCGATAGTCACGCCTAAGGGTAATGTACTGCCACTGCAAGCCTTGGCCGACATTAGCGAGCAGATGGATAGCGACAGTTTACGCCGCGTCGATGGCCGCAGAACCGTGACCCTTTACATCATTCCGCCGCGCGCCATTGCGCTGGAAACCGCAGTGGCGAAGGTGCGGGAAGAACTAGTCCCTATCCTCTATCAACAAGGGGCGGTCGGCAAAGATGTCAGTTTGGATATTTCGGGCGCAGCCGATCAACTCGAAGCGACGAAAGCGGCACTCTCCAGCAATTTTCTGGTCGCCGTGTTGATCATCTACTTGTTATTAGTCGCAATTTTTAATCACTGGGGTTATCCGTTATTTGTGCTGATCACTATCCCGCTCGGGCTCGCAGGCGGGTTAGTCGGCTTACAAGCGCTGAATTATACTGGCAGCTTATTTGCGTATTTTGGCGGCCAAGGTTGGCACCAACCCTTTGATATGATTACTATGCTTGGGTTTTTAATCCTACTCGGCACTGTCGTTAACAACCCAATTTTGATCGTGGAACAGAGCCGTAAAAACCTACAATCGAGTCTGTTTAGTGTCGTTGACGCCGTAAAATCGGCCGTCGCTAATCGATTGCGGCCGATTTTAATGTCTACCGCGACGACCTTGTTTGGCCTATTGCCGCTGGTGTTATTCCCCGGTGCGGGCAGCGAGCTCTACCGCGGCGTTGGCATAGTAGTGCTGGCAGGCCTTATCGTGGCAACGCTACTCAGCTTAACCTTTTTACCCGCCCTGTTAATCTCTGTGTTGTCCTACACCAACAGGGCCAATTTAACCGCCAGTTCAGCCAAAGTGGCACGCCATCATGATTGA
- a CDS encoding PepSY-associated TM helix domain-containing protein yields the protein MKDSFFRSMTWLHTWVGLLTCWVLFLVFFAGTAAYYRAEINLWMQPENHGSQYDAHADNQQLILKGLTALAQQAPDAETWWVYLPTQRTPLLTYAWSEPAAEGQRFGDYHQGFINPATGEALPKARESRGGDFLYRLHFDLYYMSVLTARWIIGFCTMFMLVAIISGIVIHKRIFKDFFSFRPGKGPRSWLDAHVASSVLALPFHLMITYTGLVTLMFMYMPWGLNTQYGDETQAFYSQWKPIYSSSVPSGEAATMQSPQQLLASLNAAMPMSDEAASPIEMLQVEHLNDANAKVTVRMSPEHSLNQQAPWYRFSAITGKLTEESTAKSAANKTQSTMIALHSGRFAGQGLRLLYLLAGITGCVMIATGAIMWAEKLAQKQQKSGQFKPGLALVKMLNLATFAGLPIALASYFYANRLLPVSFMDRENWEIHCFFISCALVALLACFKRDKQTWQRLFLLTALLYGLLPLLNAMTSQYQLMSNLQRQAYVLAGFDLMMLALAALFYMAAKRLRSPKKVLATRITKATTELGVES from the coding sequence ATGAAAGACTCCTTTTTTCGTTCAATGACTTGGCTACACACTTGGGTTGGATTGCTCACCTGCTGGGTGTTGTTTCTGGTTTTTTTCGCCGGAACAGCGGCCTATTACCGTGCTGAAATCAACCTATGGATGCAACCCGAAAACCACGGCAGCCAATATGATGCCCATGCGGATAACCAACAGCTGATACTCAAAGGTCTAACGGCCTTGGCACAGCAAGCCCCCGACGCTGAGACATGGTGGGTGTATCTGCCCACACAGCGGACGCCATTACTGACCTATGCGTGGAGTGAACCTGCCGCTGAAGGCCAGCGATTTGGTGATTATCATCAAGGCTTTATTAACCCTGCGACGGGTGAAGCCCTGCCCAAAGCACGGGAAAGTCGAGGTGGCGATTTCCTCTATCGACTGCATTTCGACTTGTACTACATGAGTGTGCTCACGGCGCGTTGGATTATCGGCTTTTGCACTATGTTCATGTTGGTCGCCATCATCAGCGGGATAGTGATCCACAAGCGGATTTTTAAGGATTTTTTTAGTTTTAGACCCGGCAAAGGCCCGCGCTCTTGGTTAGATGCCCATGTCGCCAGCTCAGTGCTTGCCTTACCTTTCCATCTTATGATCACTTACACCGGCCTAGTGACCCTGATGTTTATGTATATGCCATGGGGGCTTAACACGCAATATGGTGATGAAACTCAAGCCTTTTATTCGCAATGGAAACCCATTTATAGCTCAAGTGTCCCTAGCGGTGAAGCCGCCACTATGCAGAGTCCGCAGCAACTGCTTGCAAGCCTTAATGCTGCCATGCCCATGAGTGATGAAGCGGCGAGTCCAATAGAGATGCTACAGGTCGAGCACTTGAATGATGCCAACGCCAAGGTAACAGTTCGAATGAGTCCAGAACACAGCTTAAACCAGCAAGCACCTTGGTATCGCTTCAGCGCAATAACGGGGAAATTAACAGAAGAATCAACGGCTAAATCGGCAGCGAATAAAACCCAAAGCACTATGATAGCACTCCACAGCGGCCGCTTTGCTGGTCAAGGTTTGAGATTATTATATTTACTAGCAGGGATTACAGGCTGCGTGATGATTGCGACGGGCGCCATCATGTGGGCAGAAAAACTCGCTCAGAAACAACAAAAAAGCGGCCAGTTCAAACCCGGCTTAGCCTTAGTAAAAATGCTGAATCTGGCAACTTTTGCAGGTCTTCCCATAGCGTTAGCCAGTTATTTCTACGCCAACCGACTCTTACCCGTCAGCTTTATGGATAGAGAGAATTGGGAAATCCATTGTTTCTTTATCAGTTGTGCGTTAGTCGCACTGCTCGCTTGCTTCAAACGAGATAAACAAACATGGCAACGACTCTTTTTACTCACCGCCTTGCTTTATGGTCTGCTACCCCTGCTCAATGCTATGACTTCGCAGTATCAGCTGATGAGCAATCTACAGCGCCAAGCCTATGTTCTAGCAGGATTTGATCTCATGATGCTCGCACTTGCGGCGCTGTTTTACATGGCAGCCAAACGCTTGCGTAGCCCTAAAAAAGTGCTGGCTACACGGATAACCAAAGCGACGACAGAATTAGGAGTTGAATCATGA
- a CDS encoding DUF3325 domain-containing protein: MTATGELLTCFIAMGLLALSYFSHHRVVRNRPLTDVQARGFRTAGTAMLVLCYWLTSRHYGPAYASVLLLGWVCLSSIILVILLSYKPRWLQPILPASTVVCLLGLLY; this comes from the coding sequence ATGACAGCCACAGGCGAATTGTTAACCTGTTTTATTGCCATGGGGCTGTTGGCCTTATCTTATTTTAGCCACCACCGAGTGGTGCGTAACCGCCCGTTAACCGATGTACAGGCACGCGGATTTCGCACCGCTGGCACTGCAATGCTCGTCCTGTGCTATTGGCTTACCAGTCGTCATTACGGCCCCGCGTACGCCAGCGTATTACTGCTCGGCTGGGTGTGTTTAAGTTCAATAATCCTAGTAATTTTACTCAGCTACAAGCCACGCTGGTTACAGCCCATATTGCCAGCCAGCACCGTAGTGTGCTTGCTCGGCTTGTTATATTAA
- a CDS encoding DUF4145 domain-containing protein — MGKITKKYKLEETSDEKFKFICNECARETSHVVVASYHESGFDDAGNNCYADWDERNQIIQCQGCDTISFRVELTHSEDSDYSYEHDTHIRNIRENYFPNRTHQLREINTFLLPINVKEIYQETTSAISNGLFILAGIGVRALIEAVCKEQKAKGGNLYDKIDSLYKMSVVTKEGSETLQKLRNLGNKAAHEVKPQSEEQLYTAMQIIDHMLEGTYIIPKRVEQVFGQEG; from the coding sequence TTGGGGAAAATAACCAAAAAATACAAACTTGAAGAAACATCGGATGAGAAGTTCAAGTTTATATGCAATGAATGTGCAAGGGAGACTTCTCATGTTGTAGTGGCTTCTTATCATGAGAGCGGATTCGATGACGCAGGTAATAATTGCTATGCTGACTGGGACGAGCGCAATCAAATTATCCAGTGCCAAGGGTGTGATACCATTTCATTCCGTGTCGAGCTAACTCATTCTGAAGATAGTGATTATAGTTACGAACATGATACTCATATTCGAAATATAAGAGAAAATTACTTTCCAAATCGAACTCATCAACTTAGAGAAATAAATACATTCCTGCTGCCCATTAATGTCAAAGAAATATACCAAGAAACAACATCTGCAATTAGTAACGGCTTATTCATTTTGGCTGGTATTGGTGTTCGTGCTTTGATTGAAGCTGTATGCAAAGAACAAAAAGCAAAAGGCGGTAATCTTTACGATAAAATTGACTCATTGTACAAAATGTCTGTTGTTACAAAAGAAGGTTCAGAGACACTTCAAAAACTTCGAAATTTGGGAAACAAAGCCGCTCATGAAGTTAAACCACAAAGTGAAGAGCAATTGTATACAGCAATGCAAATCATTGATCACATGTTAGAGGGTACATACATAATACCCAAACGAGTGGAACAAGTTTTCGGTCAAGAAGGATAA